The DNA window GATTTGGGCCGTGAAACCATAATACTTACTTCAAATTGGATCGCTAATTTACAAGCCCTTCATGTATTAATATATGCCTTATTGATGTTTAGCATTTCAATTCAAGAAAATGAGGAGAACCGATTACTAAAATCATTTGCCAAAATCGCGTTTTTACTATTTGCACTGGCACATGCTTCCTATTATGCCATGGTCTTTTTTGACTCTTATGTTTTGTTATTTGATTATCTGATCTCATTTTCTATGGCATTATTTATTTATGGCCTGGCCTATACAGGTTTGAGATTTTCGAATTTTCAACAAAAACGAAATTCCGAACCGCTTCTGACTAAAGCTTCCCTGTCTTATTATTCAGCAATGCTTTCCGACATTATGGAAAAAGAACAGCTATATCTGGATGGGGATTTAAATTTAGATGCGCTTTCTAAAAAAATGGGTTTAAGTAAACACGCACTCTCTCAATTGTTGAATGGATATTTCAAAAAAAACTTTTCAGATTATATTAATTCATTTAGAATAAAAGAAGCGGAAAAACTACTCAGCTCTGATGAATACCAGAATTTAAATGTAATTGAAATTGCCTATCGCGTGGGATTTAATACAAAGGCCTCTTTTTACAATGCCTTCAGAAAAAAGAATCAAGTCTCGCCA is part of the Hyphobacterium sp. CCMP332 genome and encodes:
- a CDS encoding helix-turn-helix transcriptional regulator, coding for MNQASFDTWTSLFLLAAFQGLFLSLILWKQKEEYHPGRKFLSVLVGLFSIMMMYYVAFWTGYNRYVFGFDGLFLILPFAFGPIFWVYFHKINGVRLPSNLKLHFIPLILHLSWVLSYRFSLFADLGRETIILTSNWIANLQALHVLIYALLMFSISIQENEENRLLKSFAKIAFLLFALAHASYYAMVFFDSYVLLFDYLISFSMALFIYGLAYTGLRFSNFQQKRNSEPLLTKASLSYYSAMLSDIMEKEQLYLDGDLNLDALSKKMGLSKHALSQLLNGYFKKNFSDYINSFRIKEAEKLLSSDEYQNLNVIEIAYRVGFNTKASFYNAFRKKNQVSPKEFRSLINSKSASLS